A section of the Mesobacillus jeotgali genome encodes:
- a CDS encoding DUF4349 domain-containing protein, which produces MLQKNLFLFIMFIVLLSGCSGGSSSEKSEYNSAGDAKSADMENGSEGEIGLSEGEEQDADGEKAKDGNKAGVSEKVSDIQRMVIYNAEMDITVKKFETARKRLEEKAKRYNGYIVQSDSSRYDEEQQSGAMTFRIPQEHFHAFLNDAEGLSVQVNNRRVSGQDVTEEYVDLESRLKSKKAVETRLLEFMKEAQKTEDLLKISSDLADVQEEIEQIAGRKKFLENQTAYSTVTISLQENLVAVPEIDKENLNTWQKIKKQFADNINILLAAGSGIIVFFVGNLPIIIIVGLFVAAIIFIVRKRNRPGQNNNIDSNS; this is translated from the coding sequence GTGTTACAAAAGAATTTGTTCTTGTTTATTATGTTTATTGTGTTGCTTTCCGGCTGCAGTGGTGGGTCATCCAGTGAAAAAAGTGAATACAATTCTGCTGGAGATGCAAAGTCAGCAGATATGGAGAACGGAAGTGAAGGCGAGATAGGTTTGTCAGAAGGTGAAGAACAGGATGCGGATGGGGAGAAAGCTAAAGACGGGAATAAAGCAGGTGTGTCAGAAAAGGTATCTGATATCCAGCGAATGGTGATTTATAATGCAGAAATGGATATCACTGTAAAAAAGTTTGAGACTGCTCGTAAAAGACTCGAAGAGAAGGCTAAGCGCTACAATGGTTATATAGTACAATCTGATTCAAGCAGATATGATGAGGAACAGCAAAGCGGTGCAATGACGTTCAGGATTCCACAAGAGCATTTTCATGCTTTTTTGAATGATGCAGAAGGTCTCTCTGTCCAGGTCAATAACCGGAGAGTGAGCGGGCAGGATGTTACCGAGGAGTATGTGGATTTGGAATCACGATTAAAATCGAAAAAAGCAGTGGAGACCAGGCTGCTTGAATTTATGAAAGAAGCCCAAAAAACAGAGGACTTATTAAAAATATCTTCAGATCTGGCTGATGTCCAGGAAGAAATTGAACAGATTGCAGGGAGGAAAAAGTTTCTCGAAAATCAAACTGCGTATTCCACTGTAACTATTTCTTTGCAGGAAAATCTGGTTGCTGTACCGGAAATCGATAAAGAGAATCTCAATACGTGGCAAAAAATCAAGAAACAGTTCGCAGATAATATCAACATACTTCTTGCCGCAGGGTCGGGAATCATTGTATTTTTTGTTGGGAATCTACCGATTATCATCATAGTGGGATTGTTCGTAGCAGCGATTATTTTTATTGTAAGAAAGAGGAATAGACCTGGCCAAAATAATAATATTGATTCAAATAGTTAG